A single Saccopteryx bilineata isolate mSacBil1 chromosome 11, mSacBil1_pri_phased_curated, whole genome shotgun sequence DNA region contains:
- the SEH1L gene encoding nucleoporin SEH1 isoform X1 produces the protein MFVARSIAADHKDLIHDVSFDFHGRRMATCSSDQSVKVWDKSESGDWHCTASWKTHSGSVWRVTWAHPEFGQVLASCSFDRTAAVWEEIVGESNDKLRGQSHWVKRTTLVDSRTSVTDVKFAPKHMGLMLATCSADGVVRIYEAPDVMNLSQWSLQHEISCKLSCSCISWNPSSSRAHSPMIAVGSDDSSPNAMAKVQIFEYNENTRKYAKAETLMTVTDPVHDIAFAPNLGRSYHILAIATKDVRIFTLKPVRKELTSSGGPTKFEIHIVAQFDNHNSQVWRVSWNITGTVLASSGDDGCVRLWKANYMDNWKCTGILKGNGSPVNGSSQQGNSNPSLGSNIPSLQNSFNGSSAGRKHS, from the exons atgtttgtgGCGCGCAGCATTGCGGCGGACCATAAAGACCTCATTCACGATGTCTCTTTTGACTTCCACGGTCGGCGGATGGCGACTTGCTCTAGCGACCAGAGCGTCAAG gtCTGGGATAAAAGTGAAAGTGGTGATTGGCACTGTACCGCCAGCTGGAag ACACATAGTGGATCTGTGTGGCGCGTGACATGGGCCCATCCTGAATTTGGACAGGTTTTGGCTTCCTGTTCTTTTGACCGAACAGCTGCTGTATGGGAAGAAATAGTAGGAGAATCAAATGATAAACTGCGAGGACAGAGTCATTGG gttaagAGGACAACACTAGTAGATAGCAGAACATCTGTCACTGATGTGAAATTTGCTCCGAAGCATATGGGTCTTATGTTAGCAACCTGTTCAGCAGATGGTGTAGTAAGAATATATGAGGCACCAGATGTCATGAATCTCAGTCAGTGGTCTCTGCAGCATGAGATCTCCTGTAAGCTAAGCTGTAGTTGTATCTCTTGGAACCCTTCAAG CTCTCGTGCTCATTCCCCCATGATAGCTGTAGGAAGTGATGACAGCAGTCCAAATGCAATGGCCAAAGTTCAGATTTTTGAATATAATGAAAACACCAG gaAATACGCAAAAGCTGAAACCCTTATGACAGTTACTGATCCTGTCCACGATATTGCTTTTGCTCCAAACCTGGGAAGGTCATACCACATTTTAGCCATAGCAACAAAAGATGTGAGAATTTTTACATTAAAGCCTGTGAG GAAAGAACTTACATCCTCTGGTGGGCCAACAAAATTTGAGATTCATATAGTGGCTCAATTTGATAATCATAACTCTCAGGTTTGGCGAGTGAGTTGGAATATAACAGGAACAGTGCTAGCATCATCAGGTGATGATGGCTGTGTAAGATTATGGAAAG CTAATTATATGGACAATTGGAAGTGTACTGGTATTTTGAAAGGTAATGGGAGCCCTGTCAATGGGAGTTCTCAGCAGGGAAACTCAAATCCTTCCCTAGGTTCAAACATCCCAAGTCTTCAAAATTCATTCAATGGATCATCTGCTGGCAG